One Shewanella sp. MR-4 DNA window includes the following coding sequences:
- a CDS encoding formate dehydrogenase subunit gamma, with translation MKRLITAITSLTAGIYNLPLLASETLIPQPQQWQPIQEIAVQGDIPELRGMPLQPEFPAPLAPVNQGYLETLAPATWWADLLTYSFFGMFFVLALFVLINGKAKLTQGFSGQKVNRWSGMDVLFHWIGAIACLLLIVTGLAMIAGRFWLEPNMGAERWIGFIGSSVAIHNLMAFPFILGWLVMVVKWANKQLPEACDLGWFKALGGYLNFGSFKGKHPDAGFANAGEKLWFWCFALFGALMIGSGLVLMFPSLVATKDGANLALLLHLVSAFVLGAFTVVHIYMATVISEGGMECMLTGQCDENWAKQHHNLWFQKLPKSK, from the coding sequence ATGAAAAGATTAATCACTGCTATCACTAGTCTTACTGCGGGTATCTACAACTTACCGCTACTGGCGAGCGAAACGTTAATACCCCAACCTCAACAATGGCAACCCATACAGGAAATCGCCGTACAAGGGGATATTCCCGAACTTCGTGGCATGCCACTACAACCCGAGTTTCCTGCGCCTTTGGCGCCTGTTAATCAAGGCTATCTCGAAACACTTGCTCCAGCGACTTGGTGGGCCGATCTGCTGACCTACAGTTTCTTTGGGATGTTTTTCGTCTTAGCCCTGTTTGTTTTAATTAACGGCAAGGCAAAACTGACTCAAGGCTTCTCTGGCCAAAAAGTCAACCGTTGGAGTGGGATGGATGTGTTGTTCCACTGGATAGGAGCAATCGCCTGCCTACTGCTGATCGTCACCGGACTGGCGATGATCGCAGGCCGTTTTTGGTTAGAACCCAATATGGGCGCTGAACGTTGGATCGGTTTTATTGGTAGCTCTGTAGCCATTCATAACCTTATGGCCTTCCCCTTTATATTGGGTTGGTTAGTGATGGTCGTGAAATGGGCCAATAAACAACTCCCCGAAGCCTGCGACTTAGGGTGGTTTAAGGCGCTCGGCGGCTACCTCAACTTTGGGTCATTCAAAGGCAAACACCCTGATGCAGGCTTTGCTAACGCGGGCGAAAAACTTTGGTTCTGGTGTTTTGCCCTGTTTGGTGCCCTGATGATTGGCTCGGGTTTAGTCTTGATGTTCCCAAGCTTGGTCGCAACTAAAGATGGCGCCAATCTCGCCCTGCTCCTGCATCTCGTGAGCGCTTTCGTGCTCGGGGCATTCACAGTCGTACATATCTATATGGCCACAGTGATCTCTGAGGGCGGTATGGAATGCATGCTCACAGGACAATGTGATGAGAACTGGGCTAAACAACACCACAATCTCTGGTTCCAGAAGTTACCTAAAAGCAAGTAA
- a CDS encoding molecular chaperone, which translates to MTSTDFGPVATGYQAFKGMLFTPSSPETLQLLITWLEHNQQYPMLLQEARKWLAEPMELECDFNRMCIGPTRLLVPPYESVYRDGGRQLNTDNTTAVASFYQKLGLVIDNKLNEPADYIGNEMEFLFCAEALCHHHSNTNPTVASELNQMAQRFLQQHLGTWFEDFTNGMSHNAQLKFWDCYAKALADFLANRLNIAGAYASSEKPRLDA; encoded by the coding sequence ATGACATCAACGGATTTTGGTCCTGTGGCAACGGGTTATCAGGCGTTCAAGGGAATGTTGTTCACCCCTTCTTCTCCCGAGACCTTGCAACTGCTGATCACTTGGTTAGAGCATAACCAACAATATCCCATGCTGTTGCAAGAGGCTCGTAAATGGTTGGCTGAGCCGATGGAGCTCGAATGTGATTTCAACCGCATGTGTATTGGGCCGACACGGTTGTTAGTCCCCCCTTACGAGTCTGTATATCGCGATGGGGGAAGGCAACTTAACACCGACAACACCACCGCTGTGGCCTCGTTTTACCAAAAACTCGGCTTAGTAATAGATAACAAACTCAATGAACCTGCTGACTACATTGGCAATGAAATGGAGTTTCTCTTCTGTGCCGAAGCTTTGTGTCACCACCATAGCAATACCAACCCCACAGTAGCCAGTGAGTTGAACCAGATGGCACAGCGTTTTTTACAGCAACATCTCGGTACTTGGTTTGAAGATTTCACCAATGGAATGTCACACAATGCTCAGCTCAAATTTTGGGACTGCTATGCCAAGGCTCTGGCCGACTTTTTGGCGAACAGATTAAATATTGCAGGGGCCTATGCCTCATCTGAAAAGCCTCGACTCGATGCTTAA
- a CDS encoding molybdopterin-dependent oxidoreductase encodes MKIDRRTFLQGAAASAVLSSLSGLTPGIAHAKQPGANTGLLAKRNGDVVYHSCLRNCAARCLLKFRVQDGRMTYVSGAEEQAKTGLAPCLKGQSYVQYTYAADRILHPMERVGNKGEGKWRRISWDEAYRKISSRFKQIIAEHGSEAILPYSYSGNYGAIGMSASGERFWNRIGSSILERKVCTYAAYDGLESLYGTFLGPDPEDILLSDVYLTWGHDEVVSNTIAIKLINQARDRGTKLLAVNPQRTPLCSQADIYLQPRPSTDVQLCAGIMKYLVEKDLVNHQFIAEQTIGYDALLQRLNEISYDEIETITGVPRAKMFEFAKVLGENEKTMLRMGYGFQRNFNGARMSRAVAMLLAVTGNFGKRGNGLIYDNVHAGGGLNQYQASGKYMRSNPDAQRINMTELAKALHPTHPTSHDKPSKPIHGMIIYNGNPVVVAPDTNAVIEGMKREDLFVVGHDMVMTDSLQYCDIILPAASQFETDDIVGDYHGYYVQVCQKVIEPLGESKCNWTFFRELGQAMGFEDPAFKASNDDIIRELLTTDSPYYKGVSYERLMKEKYIKLDIPQPVLADGKYDTPSGKIEFSSQLMADAGFHPVLDWGLPEDEMEAREKALPFRLLSSGVPQRVNSSFYNVKYIRAIPAYYVKINPEDAKTYGIKNNDRVQLSNHRGDAKFVAMITTGVPQGTLMSPKCNWLRLNPNGTEGCTNSLTTDRLTDMGGCSAYHSTRVSLAKA; translated from the coding sequence ATGAAAATCGATAGACGCACGTTTTTACAGGGAGCTGCAGCAAGCGCTGTGCTGTCCTCCCTGTCAGGGTTAACCCCCGGCATAGCACATGCCAAACAACCAGGTGCCAATACAGGTCTATTGGCAAAACGCAATGGAGATGTTGTTTATCATAGTTGTTTACGCAACTGTGCAGCCCGATGTTTACTCAAGTTTAGAGTACAAGATGGGCGTATGACCTATGTCTCTGGGGCAGAAGAACAAGCCAAAACCGGTTTAGCTCCCTGTCTAAAAGGCCAAAGCTACGTCCAGTACACCTATGCCGCCGACCGGATCCTACATCCAATGGAACGTGTTGGTAACAAAGGAGAAGGTAAATGGCGTCGGATCAGTTGGGATGAGGCCTACAGAAAAATATCAAGCCGTTTCAAACAGATAATTGCTGAACACGGCTCAGAAGCCATTCTACCCTATAGCTACTCTGGTAATTATGGCGCCATTGGAATGTCCGCTTCCGGTGAACGCTTCTGGAACCGTATCGGCTCCTCTATTCTTGAACGTAAAGTCTGTACCTATGCCGCTTATGATGGACTCGAATCCTTGTATGGCACCTTCCTAGGCCCTGATCCTGAGGATATCTTACTCAGTGATGTGTACCTCACCTGGGGACATGACGAAGTCGTCTCGAACACTATTGCAATCAAACTCATTAACCAAGCCCGTGATCGCGGCACCAAACTGTTAGCCGTCAATCCACAACGGACCCCTTTATGTTCACAGGCAGATATTTATCTGCAACCTCGCCCCAGTACAGATGTGCAACTCTGCGCCGGTATAATGAAATATCTTGTAGAGAAAGATCTTGTTAACCATCAGTTTATCGCAGAACAGACCATCGGCTACGACGCCCTATTGCAACGCTTAAATGAGATCAGTTACGACGAAATCGAGACAATTACCGGAGTTCCTCGAGCAAAAATGTTCGAATTTGCCAAGGTACTAGGTGAAAACGAAAAAACCATGTTGCGTATGGGCTATGGTTTCCAACGTAACTTTAACGGTGCCCGCATGTCACGCGCCGTAGCCATGTTGCTCGCTGTGACAGGGAACTTTGGTAAGCGTGGTAACGGGTTAATCTACGATAACGTCCATGCTGGCGGAGGGCTGAATCAATACCAAGCAAGCGGTAAATATATGCGCTCCAATCCTGATGCGCAGCGGATCAATATGACGGAGCTTGCCAAGGCGCTTCATCCTACACATCCCACCAGCCATGACAAACCGAGTAAACCGATTCACGGCATGATTATCTATAACGGTAACCCTGTCGTTGTGGCACCGGATACCAATGCCGTTATCGAAGGTATGAAACGGGAAGATCTGTTTGTGGTCGGCCATGACATGGTCATGACGGACTCACTGCAATACTGCGATATTATCCTGCCTGCGGCCAGCCAATTTGAAACCGATGATATCGTCGGCGACTACCATGGCTACTATGTGCAGGTCTGTCAGAAAGTCATTGAACCGCTGGGAGAATCTAAGTGTAACTGGACCTTCTTCCGTGAATTAGGCCAAGCCATGGGATTTGAAGATCCCGCCTTCAAAGCCAGTAACGATGACATCATTCGCGAGTTGCTAACAACAGATTCACCTTACTATAAGGGGGTCAGCTACGAGCGATTAATGAAGGAAAAATACATCAAGCTAGACATTCCCCAACCTGTACTCGCCGATGGTAAATACGATACGCCAAGTGGCAAGATTGAATTTAGTTCTCAGCTCATGGCTGACGCAGGTTTTCACCCTGTACTCGATTGGGGTTTGCCAGAAGACGAGATGGAAGCCAGAGAAAAAGCCCTTCCCTTCCGCCTACTCTCATCTGGCGTCCCACAGCGGGTCAATAGCTCCTTCTACAATGTTAAATACATCCGCGCCATTCCCGCCTACTACGTGAAAATTAACCCTGAAGATGCAAAGACGTACGGCATCAAGAACAACGACAGAGTCCAACTCAGTAATCACCGCGGTGATGCCAAGTTCGTGGCCATGATTACCACAGGGGTGCCCCAAGGGACCTTAATGAGCCCCAAATGTAACTGGCTCAGACTCAATCCTAACGGCACAGAAGGTTGTACTAACTCATTGACAACAGACAGGTTGACCGACATGGGTGGTTGCTCTGCCTACCATTCAACCCGCGTGTCTTTGGCTAAAGCCTGA
- a CDS encoding IS5-like element ISSod12 family transposase has translation MSKPRYKTTNWKQYNQALINRGSLTFWIDEDAIAKWKAKVEPPKKGRPQLFSDLAITTALMVKRIFSMPLRALQGFINSVFKLGDIPLSCPHYTCISKRAKTVNIAFKTKTRGAIEHLAIDSTGLKVYGEAEWKVKKHGTDGKRRVWRKLHIAVDTHSHEIIAAELSLSGVTDAEVMPNLLKQTHRKIRNISGDGAYDTKACHEAVRRKRALVLIPPREGAALWEQGHPRNLAVSWQQLHGSNKQWKKRYGYHRRSISETAMYRIKQLLGGTLSMRNYNAQVGEAYAMIRALNKLTGLGMPETHYIA, from the coding sequence GTGTCAAAGCCTCGCTATAAAACAACCAACTGGAAGCAATACAACCAAGCCTTAATCAACCGCGGTTCACTTACCTTCTGGATTGATGAGGATGCAATTGCTAAGTGGAAAGCCAAGGTCGAGCCGCCCAAGAAAGGTCGCCCTCAATTATTTAGCGACTTAGCCATTACCACTGCGTTGATGGTTAAGCGTATTTTCTCTATGCCACTGAGAGCCTTACAGGGCTTTATCAATTCGGTGTTTAAACTGGGTGACATCCCATTATCTTGCCCGCATTACACCTGTATCAGTAAACGCGCGAAAACGGTCAATATTGCTTTTAAAACCAAGACTCGCGGCGCCATTGAGCACTTAGCTATCGACTCGACAGGCTTGAAGGTCTATGGCGAAGCTGAGTGGAAAGTGAAGAAACACGGCACAGATGGAAAGCGCAGAGTGTGGCGTAAACTGCATATTGCCGTAGATACACATAGCCATGAAATTATTGCCGCAGAACTCAGTTTATCAGGTGTAACAGACGCTGAAGTGATGCCCAATTTACTTAAGCAAACCCATCGAAAAATCCGCAATATCTCGGGTGATGGTGCTTACGACACGAAAGCCTGTCACGAAGCCGTTCGTCGAAAACGCGCTTTAGTGCTCATTCCACCTAGGGAAGGTGCTGCGCTATGGGAACAAGGGCATCCACGAAACTTAGCCGTCAGTTGGCAACAGCTTCATGGCTCAAATAAGCAATGGAAAAAACGGTATGGTTATCATCGCCGCTCAATCTCAGAAACCGCAATGTACAGGATAAAACAACTGCTAGGAGGCACGTTGAGCATGCGAAATTATAACGCTCAGGTGGGAGAAGCTTACGCGATGATTAGGGCTTTGAACAAACTCACTGGGCTAGGTATGCCTGAAACCCACTATATAGCTTGA
- a CDS encoding disulfide bond formation protein B yields the protein MKEHLFNKLASFASIIIMALPVGIACFIFGFIYLDNPCAFCWQERTAMILVALTALYIVRFGLKPKYIAALVWLGIYGAFMASVHTSINLGSDIGQGFSLKIMGAHTYTWALFVFVVVLIVVALLMLTLGNKFPSNGYGKQPLDTLPKIACGVFLVVISGNIVQAFTQTGPLPFVGQDSPGRVSFNPQFMSWELDHWPTYAPNARGAYAIDNPDIETWQLTEPLFAEVPRAKLAAEQVLPSEISGRVTAIDYQAEAEIYALTTTDNWVYILDKQMQILSKAQIDGMYMLHIETLQGVTFTSSNSLLVMGFNKAWAELTLDPAQNWEMNYRHFNQSSDGIGETARGQFSTVRAKTSYSLALGYSNTLAQFVTVTTRDALNEHLVLSRFDHTDMTLSAESNLQGLPALPQITGISVQGEQAWILNNDGSEVLKLNLLTGEVAPMAKLAGTNNPQGLLVQDGKLVTISQINGQNQLQTYVM from the coding sequence ATGAAAGAGCATTTATTTAACAAGCTAGCTTCATTTGCTTCTATTATTATCATGGCATTACCCGTTGGTATTGCTTGTTTTATTTTCGGTTTTATTTATTTAGATAACCCTTGTGCTTTCTGTTGGCAAGAACGTACTGCCATGATCTTAGTGGCGCTAACGGCACTCTATATCGTCCGCTTTGGCCTAAAACCTAAATATATCGCTGCGCTAGTTTGGCTTGGAATATATGGTGCCTTTATGGCCTCAGTTCATACCTCTATCAATTTAGGCAGTGATATTGGCCAAGGTTTCTCACTGAAAATCATGGGCGCTCATACCTACACTTGGGCGCTATTCGTGTTTGTCGTTGTGCTTATTGTGGTGGCATTACTCATGCTCACACTGGGTAATAAATTCCCTAGTAACGGCTACGGTAAGCAACCACTCGATACACTTCCAAAGATTGCCTGTGGGGTATTCCTAGTCGTGATCAGTGGCAATATTGTCCAAGCCTTTACGCAAACAGGCCCCCTTCCCTTCGTAGGTCAAGATAGCCCTGGCCGAGTCTCTTTTAATCCTCAATTCATGAGTTGGGAGCTCGATCATTGGCCAACTTATGCACCTAATGCCCGCGGTGCTTATGCCATTGATAATCCAGATATTGAGACTTGGCAACTAACAGAACCGCTATTTGCGGAGGTGCCTAGAGCGAAATTAGCTGCAGAACAAGTACTGCCATCGGAGATAAGTGGACGTGTGACTGCCATTGACTATCAAGCCGAAGCAGAAATTTATGCCCTGACGACGACGGATAATTGGGTTTATATCCTCGACAAGCAGATGCAAATCCTCAGCAAGGCTCAAATTGATGGCATGTATATGCTGCATATCGAAACGCTTCAGGGGGTTACCTTTACTTCAAGCAACAGCCTGCTGGTGATGGGCTTCAATAAGGCATGGGCAGAATTGACCCTAGATCCTGCACAAAACTGGGAGATGAACTATCGCCACTTCAATCAGAGTAGCGATGGCATAGGTGAAACCGCTCGCGGCCAGTTCAGCACTGTACGCGCTAAAACCAGCTACAGCCTAGCATTGGGTTACAGCAATACACTCGCACAATTTGTCACAGTGACGACCCGCGATGCGCTCAATGAGCACTTAGTGTTATCACGCTTTGACCACACAGATATGACGCTCTCTGCCGAATCTAATCTGCAAGGTCTCCCTGCATTACCACAGATAACGGGCATCAGCGTTCAAGGTGAGCAAGCTTGGATCCTCAACAATGATGGCAGCGAGGTACTTAAGCTCAATCTGCTTACAGGCGAAGTGGCGCCTATGGCCAAACTGGCTGGCACGAACAATCCGCAAGGACTGTTAGTACAGGATGGCAAGCTGGTAACCATCAGCCAAATCAATGGGCAAAACCAACTACAAACCTATGTGATGTAA
- a CDS encoding acyltransferase family protein, whose amino-acid sequence MRKNQLEFTYMRGIAIIFIVLGHSIYNSGEGFPLLLENLLRGGTALFVFISGYFFHRIFYKDFDYGKFMKNKVQNVLYPFLVVSAVGLFFLSLRWIFLEHQSLDKLLLSIFYTVRNGYILYPHWYIPFIMAVFLFSPVFLWFIRCSQQMRWILFVLSCVVAILLHRPIGNVNFIHSVVYFMPFYLIGILYSQDEHIVTRYGSIFSALAVIFLVVSLVEQSYIVQHIGNYHKAPFEYNGIDWQFIQKLSLCVLVLNFCDWLSKRSRIPWLVETAEMSFAIFFIHPLFDMLFNTVATVLRYRLPPGSWVTSILFSAGIFIFLMVGSIITARFIKKRLGNRSRLYIGW is encoded by the coding sequence ATGAGAAAAAATCAGCTCGAATTTACCTACATGCGCGGCATCGCGATTATTTTTATCGTGCTTGGCCACAGTATTTATAACTCTGGGGAAGGGTTTCCGTTACTGCTAGAAAATTTACTCAGGGGTGGCACGGCGTTGTTCGTGTTTATCTCTGGTTATTTTTTCCATCGGATTTTTTATAAGGATTTCGATTACGGCAAGTTTATGAAGAATAAGGTACAAAACGTACTTTATCCCTTTTTAGTCGTTTCTGCCGTCGGCCTGTTCTTCTTGAGTTTACGTTGGATTTTCTTGGAGCATCAGTCGCTTGATAAGCTATTGCTGAGTATTTTCTATACCGTACGCAATGGCTACATCTTGTATCCGCACTGGTATATCCCGTTTATTATGGCGGTGTTTCTATTCTCGCCAGTGTTTTTGTGGTTTATCCGTTGCTCGCAGCAGATGCGTTGGATCCTATTTGTGCTGAGTTGTGTGGTGGCAATTCTGCTTCACAGACCCATAGGTAACGTCAACTTTATCCACTCAGTGGTGTATTTTATGCCTTTCTATTTGATTGGTATTTTATATTCCCAAGATGAACATATTGTGACGCGCTACGGCTCAATTTTCAGTGCGTTAGCGGTGATCTTCCTGGTTGTGAGTCTAGTCGAGCAAAGCTACATAGTGCAGCACATTGGTAACTACCATAAGGCGCCGTTTGAATATAATGGCATCGACTGGCAGTTTATCCAAAAGCTGAGTCTGTGTGTGTTAGTGCTTAACTTCTGTGATTGGTTGTCGAAACGCAGTCGCATCCCTTGGCTAGTCGAAACCGCCGAGATGAGCTTTGCGATTTTCTTCATCCATCCGTTATTCGACATGTTGTTTAATACGGTCGCCACAGTGTTACGTTATCGTCTACCACCGGGGTCTTGGGTCACCAGTATCCTGTTCTCGGCAGGGATTTTTATCTTCCTGATGGTGGGCAGTATTATCACGGCACGTTTTATCAAAAAACGCTTAGGCAACCGTTCACGCCTGTATATAGGTTGGTAA
- a CDS encoding porin, with product MNKTSLLLLGLTLPFGTMAAENSDWEQLDRRLQHLEQQQTTQLQNTELSLYGSVRPTLVYSDSSLTDDWDVGDALSRIGIKGKTEFAPGWALLAQGEWKINLNGDGSFGDARLAFAGVSSPWGQFTLGRQRPVQYSLVAEYTDIFNNANSPFAYNQESPFFTDNLALYQAKIGYFTLMGSAQFKSKEANSGADMLNAGIGFDWQQLHLGLSYLEQDTFESNLNTGKENTTGFAMAYSFTNGVYLAVAYQYKDYQLNQGEDREGYSLDSALALPLGPDYKLKLGYFQFDDGVSDPSSLNYQGVNTTIEWNPTPNVRLHAEYLYQDNDNRDTDNSIAIGVRYDFDLNWKA from the coding sequence ATGAATAAAACCTCGCTACTGCTACTCGGCCTCACGCTGCCTTTTGGCACTATGGCCGCAGAAAATAGTGATTGGGAACAACTCGATCGCCGCCTACAACACTTAGAACAGCAACAAACAACTCAACTGCAAAATACTGAACTTAGCCTCTACGGCTCTGTGAGACCCACACTGGTCTATAGCGATAGTAGTTTGACCGACGACTGGGATGTCGGAGATGCACTCTCACGTATAGGAATTAAGGGTAAAACTGAATTCGCCCCCGGCTGGGCACTGCTGGCACAAGGTGAATGGAAAATAAACCTGAACGGTGATGGTAGCTTTGGTGATGCACGCTTAGCTTTTGCGGGCGTAAGCTCTCCTTGGGGACAATTCACTCTCGGCCGTCAACGCCCCGTACAATATAGCCTAGTCGCCGAATATACCGACATCTTCAATAATGCCAACTCGCCTTTCGCCTACAATCAGGAGAGTCCTTTTTTTACGGATAATCTCGCGCTTTATCAAGCCAAAATCGGCTATTTTACCCTTATGGGATCAGCGCAATTTAAGAGCAAAGAGGCCAACAGTGGCGCAGATATGCTGAATGCTGGGATTGGCTTCGACTGGCAACAGTTACACCTAGGGCTAAGTTACCTAGAACAGGATACTTTCGAGTCCAATCTTAATACTGGCAAAGAAAATACTACTGGTTTTGCAATGGCTTATAGCTTTACCAATGGTGTCTATCTTGCAGTTGCCTATCAATATAAGGACTACCAACTCAATCAAGGCGAAGACAGAGAGGGCTATAGTCTCGATAGTGCACTCGCCCTTCCACTCGGTCCGGACTACAAGCTTAAGCTGGGTTACTTCCAATTCGACGATGGGGTAAGCGACCCAAGCAGTCTTAACTATCAAGGTGTTAATACCACAATAGAGTGGAATCCCACCCCCAATGTGCGCCTGCATGCAGAGTACTTATATCAAGACAATGACAACCGAGATACAGATAACAGTATCGCCATCGGGGTTCGCTATGACTTCGATTTAAACTGGAAAGCTTAA
- a CDS encoding 4Fe-4S dicluster domain-containing protein encodes MENKHQLGFVFRQENCVGCQACTIACQIHNELPEDVRFRKVDRYEVQRDDGAVDVWLSHSCMHCGNPACLIACPAQAYTVRSDGLVVLNRDKCTGCGLCVSACPYDAVVMLKTDGKAAKCNMCIELIDQGLKPACVDGCPVKCLDTDRINQLLAQKTSVSKQGIGYGNCVTKPNMVIVKERL; translated from the coding sequence ATGGAAAATAAACATCAACTCGGATTCGTCTTCAGACAAGAGAACTGTGTCGGCTGCCAAGCCTGCACTATTGCCTGCCAAATCCACAATGAACTCCCAGAAGACGTACGATTTCGTAAAGTCGACAGATATGAAGTGCAGCGCGATGACGGTGCGGTAGACGTGTGGCTAAGCCACTCCTGTATGCACTGTGGCAATCCAGCCTGCTTAATTGCCTGCCCTGCCCAAGCTTATACCGTTCGCAGTGACGGACTCGTCGTGCTTAACCGCGATAAATGTACTGGCTGTGGTCTGTGTGTCAGTGCCTGTCCTTACGACGCTGTCGTCATGCTTAAAACCGATGGTAAAGCCGCTAAATGCAATATGTGCATAGAACTGATCGACCAAGGTCTGAAGCCTGCATGTGTCGATGGCTGCCCGGTGAAATGTCTCGATACCGACCGTATCAACCAACTTCTCGCTCAAAAAACTTCGGTCTCCAAGCAAGGGATTGGTTACGGTAACTGCGTCACTAAACCTAACATGGTGATCGTTAAGGAACGGCTATGA
- a CDS encoding YkvA family protein has translation MAEEQFTETGFWNKIKMFGRQAGREVVERALWLYYAAQKPNTPKWAKSVIFGALAYFISPLDAIPDLTPLVGFTDDLGALAAALAMVMLYIDDEVKSQAADKLALWFGDEPAEPKS, from the coding sequence ATGGCAGAAGAGCAATTCACTGAGACTGGTTTTTGGAACAAAATCAAAATGTTTGGTCGCCAAGCAGGGCGTGAAGTGGTTGAACGTGCCCTTTGGCTTTACTATGCGGCGCAAAAGCCCAATACGCCTAAGTGGGCCAAGTCGGTGATTTTTGGGGCCTTGGCTTACTTTATCTCGCCTTTGGATGCGATCCCGGATTTGACCCCTTTAGTGGGCTTTACCGATGACTTGGGCGCCTTAGCGGCAGCGCTCGCTATGGTTATGCTCTATATTGATGATGAGGTGAAATCCCAAGCGGCGGATAAGTTAGCGCTGTGGTTTGGCGATGAGCCTGCTGAGCCTAAGTCTTAG
- a CDS encoding YSC84-related protein: MKSFLSLIAASTYLIASFMVPVAQADDSYTEALNNFHQAKETRKFFDTAYGYALFPTVGKGGIGIGAAYGKGRVFQAGQYMGDSSLTQLSIGFQLGGQAYSEIIFFKDAKSYNEFTSGSFEFDAQASAVAINMGANAKAGTTGNSAGAGQAGGNQSATAAYINGMAVFTVAKGGLMFEAALAGQSFSFEPRGN; the protein is encoded by the coding sequence ATGAAATCATTTTTATCCCTTATCGCCGCATCGACCTACCTGATAGCCAGCTTTATGGTACCCGTAGCGCAAGCCGACGATAGCTACACCGAGGCTTTAAATAATTTTCACCAAGCAAAGGAAACGCGCAAATTTTTTGATACCGCCTACGGTTATGCCCTCTTTCCCACAGTCGGCAAAGGTGGAATAGGTATTGGCGCCGCCTACGGTAAAGGTCGCGTCTTTCAAGCGGGTCAATATATGGGAGACTCTAGTCTGACCCAGCTCTCCATTGGTTTTCAATTAGGCGGGCAAGCCTATAGCGAAATCATCTTCTTTAAGGACGCCAAATCCTACAACGAGTTCACCAGTGGCAGTTTTGAGTTCGATGCTCAGGCCTCGGCCGTTGCGATTAACATGGGCGCCAACGCCAAAGCGGGCACCACAGGCAACTCGGCAGGCGCAGGCCAAGCGGGTGGTAATCAATCGGCAACTGCCGCCTATATCAATGGTATGGCGGTATTTACCGTTGCCAAAGGTGGATTAATGTTTGAAGCGGCGCTGGCGGGACAATCCTTCTCCTTCGAGCCCAGAGGCAACTAA
- a CDS encoding LysR family transcriptional regulator, translating into MKIDNLNYLQLRVLLSVYKHGQGNIAATELGLSNCNVTRILNALRDIFMDSLFIRKSHGLIPTKKLEELIPHAKYLVEQYQLLERQHSVFTPSESGGHFVIRAYDEFVYAVHKVIANYIQPEAPNLRFDVRSLSHDCNNELIAGDIDFVVVYEGFDDSRLNNEIFSETGDIYILANHNHPILEGEMSLEQLSHYPLLEIDNYNDLSCPLLVNLCRDNGLQMDMAGYTDSLATAMQLLANSNSITLSCNQFTRQFVDMIPAISYRRLTDEMIKDIKEIRSEQRAVGNYILYGNINNSPAFNWVKSKLVYGLEREWRLASAS; encoded by the coding sequence ATGAAAATAGACAATCTAAATTACCTTCAGCTTAGAGTCTTACTATCCGTCTATAAACATGGTCAAGGTAATATAGCCGCTACAGAGCTTGGTCTATCAAACTGTAACGTCACGCGTATATTAAATGCACTACGCGATATATTCATGGATTCATTATTCATTCGTAAATCACATGGATTAATCCCAACTAAAAAGTTAGAAGAGCTCATTCCGCACGCCAAGTATCTTGTTGAACAATATCAATTACTAGAGCGTCAACATTCTGTTTTCACCCCAAGTGAATCAGGTGGTCATTTTGTAATACGCGCCTACGATGAATTCGTTTATGCCGTACATAAAGTAATCGCAAATTATATTCAACCAGAAGCCCCCAATCTTAGATTTGATGTTCGCAGCCTAAGCCATGACTGCAATAATGAACTGATCGCTGGAGATATTGATTTTGTTGTTGTTTATGAGGGGTTTGACGATAGTCGACTCAACAATGAAATCTTTTCTGAAACCGGGGATATCTACATATTGGCCAATCATAATCACCCTATATTAGAGGGTGAAATGTCATTAGAGCAATTATCGCATTACCCTTTATTAGAGATCGATAACTATAACGATCTCAGCTGTCCATTATTAGTCAATCTCTGCCGTGACAATGGTTTACAAATGGATATGGCAGGTTATACCGACAGCCTAGCAACAGCAATGCAATTGCTCGCCAATTCCAACAGTATCACCCTTAGTTGCAACCAATTTACCCGCCAATTTGTCGACATGATCCCCGCTATCAGTTACCGACGACTAACAGATGAAATGATTAAAGATATTAAAGAAATCCGGAGCGAACAAAGAGCAGTTGGAAATTACATTCTCTATGGAAATATAAATAATTCACCCGCATTCAACTGGGTTAAATCAAAACTCGTTTACGGATTAGAGAGAGAATGGCGATTAGCTTCAGCTAGTTAA